The Lonsdalea populi genome window below encodes:
- a CDS encoding LysE family translocator, whose amino-acid sequence MLDVNWLLFFTASLTINAIPGADVVYVAGSFQHSGWRAAFLSAAGLAVGYFFYVLLTWLGVTALIVSMPLFYSVIQLAGAVYLIWMGYGIYSSPAVDIKGSSKDKDPVKSGSFLFNGLIVSVLNPKVGIFFVSFFPQFIHHDSPKYLILVLGALFCLGATFFNIFYCCLMARAKRLHSERIEFLLRKLPGVILILLGLVMIWKTATTFFYPYAA is encoded by the coding sequence ATGCTGGATGTTAACTGGTTATTGTTTTTTACCGCCAGCTTGACGATTAATGCCATTCCCGGTGCCGATGTCGTTTATGTCGCCGGAAGTTTTCAACATTCCGGATGGCGAGCCGCATTCCTTTCTGCCGCGGGCTTGGCCGTCGGCTACTTTTTTTATGTGCTGCTGACCTGGCTCGGCGTGACGGCGTTGATCGTCTCGATGCCGCTTTTTTACTCGGTGATCCAATTAGCCGGCGCGGTTTATCTTATCTGGATGGGGTATGGAATATATTCATCCCCCGCCGTCGATATTAAGGGGTCGAGTAAGGATAAGGATCCAGTAAAATCAGGATCCTTCCTTTTTAACGGCCTCATCGTCAGCGTGCTTAATCCTAAAGTCGGCATTTTCTTTGTGTCGTTTTTTCCACAATTTATTCATCATGATAGTCCTAAATATTTAATTCTTGTTCTTGGCGCTCTTTTTTGCCTGGGCGCTACTTTTTTTAATATTTTTTATTGCTGCCTCATGGCGCGAGCGAAACGCCTTCATTCTGAGCGCATTGAATTTTTGTTGAGGAAATTACCGGGCGTTATCCTGATACTATTAGGTCTCGTGATGATATGGAAAACGGCGACGACGTTTTTTTATCCCTATGCGGCCTAA
- a CDS encoding formyltransferase family protein — MYREGVKMIICITETFFHTSFLHEKLKDEDILWIVRNARNLDKSTLTNVHAELTKRARITDDDVALLKKAYGGLSQAEIYLAKKYGVPQSHALSSAYLVDTKTLSERFLDTHREQISKHSPDGAMVFLDIMLKPCWLGFFNNKIINAHSAVLPFARGMHAIEQIAALESPEALENAAGATIHYIDAGIDTGPIIRSEKISHLWEQESIWAIKGESYLLAFQLMYDYLSKENTFTLTDALLHQNQQPGPLFMRKDFTSEKQEISEQRFLNMKEEAIHAGC, encoded by the coding sequence ATGTATAGGGAAGGCGTTAAAATGATAATTTGTATAACGGAAACATTTTTTCATACCAGTTTTCTTCACGAGAAACTGAAAGACGAAGACATACTGTGGATTGTACGCAATGCGCGCAATCTGGATAAATCCACGTTAACGAATGTGCATGCCGAGCTGACGAAGAGGGCAAGGATCACCGACGACGATGTTGCGTTATTAAAAAAGGCCTATGGCGGATTAAGCCAAGCTGAAATTTACCTCGCGAAGAAATACGGCGTGCCGCAGTCACATGCTCTTTCATCCGCATATCTTGTCGATACAAAGACGTTATCAGAACGATTTTTGGACACGCACCGGGAACAGATATCAAAACATTCACCCGACGGGGCGATGGTGTTTCTTGATATTATGCTGAAACCGTGTTGGCTGGGTTTTTTTAACAACAAGATCATTAATGCGCACTCCGCCGTTTTACCCTTCGCCAGGGGAATGCATGCTATCGAGCAAATCGCCGCTCTGGAAAGTCCGGAGGCCTTGGAAAATGCGGCAGGCGCGACGATTCATTATATCGACGCAGGTATAGACACCGGTCCTATCATCAGGAGCGAAAAAATCAGTCATTTATGGGAGCAAGAGTCCATCTGGGCGATAAAAGGGGAGTCTTATTTATTAGCATTTCAGCTGATGTACGACTATTTATCGAAGGAAAATACATTCACCTTAACGGATGCTCTGTTGCATCAGAACCAGCAACCAGGGCCGCTATTTATGAGAAAAGATTTTACATCAGAAAAACAAGAAATTTCAGAGCAACGGTTCTTGAATATGAAAGAGGAAGCGATTCATGCTGGATGTTAA